A section of the Streptomyces sp. V3I8 genome encodes:
- a CDS encoding ABC transporter permease subunit → MSRADATDTPAAQDDALAGRAGRAGRTGRAGRAPSPLWTLGLLRNELGTTLRRWRTIALLGVLAAVPVLVGIAIRIETSDGSSPGGGGGEGPAFIAQITNNGLFLVFTALAATLPFFLPMAVGVVAGDAIAGEANAGTLRYLLVAPAGRTRLLLTKYATTLAFCLVATLVVATSALVVGALLFPLGELTTISGTRISFGEGLLRALLIALVVAASLTGIAALGLFVSTLTNSGIAAMATTVGLLITVQILDQIPQLHALQPYFFSHYWLSFADLMRDPLYWDDLIRNLELQALYAAVFGSAAWARFTAKDVTA, encoded by the coding sequence ATGTCGCGGGCTGACGCCACCGACACGCCCGCCGCGCAGGACGACGCGCTCGCGGGACGAGCAGGACGGGCGGGGCGGACAGGACGGGCGGGGCGGGCGCCGAGCCCGTTGTGGACGCTCGGCCTGCTGCGCAACGAGCTCGGCACCACACTGCGCCGCTGGCGGACGATCGCGCTGCTCGGGGTGCTGGCCGCGGTGCCGGTGCTGGTCGGCATCGCGATCAGGATCGAGACGAGCGACGGGTCGTCCCCCGGAGGCGGCGGGGGAGAGGGGCCGGCGTTCATCGCGCAGATCACCAACAACGGACTCTTCCTGGTGTTCACCGCGCTCGCCGCCACGCTGCCGTTCTTCCTGCCCATGGCGGTCGGCGTCGTCGCGGGCGACGCGATAGCGGGCGAGGCCAACGCGGGGACCCTGCGCTACCTGCTGGTCGCCCCGGCGGGACGTACCCGCCTGCTGCTCACCAAGTACGCGACCACGCTGGCCTTCTGCCTCGTCGCGACGCTCGTCGTGGCGACCTCGGCGCTCGTCGTCGGCGCGCTCCTGTTCCCGCTGGGCGAGCTGACCACGATCTCCGGCACCCGCATCAGCTTCGGCGAGGGACTGCTCCGGGCCCTGCTGATCGCGCTGGTCGTCGCCGCGTCACTGACCGGGATCGCGGCACTGGGGCTGTTCGTCTCGACCCTGACGAACAGCGGGATCGCGGCGATGGCCACGACCGTCGGCCTGCTCATCACCGTGCAGATCCTCGACCAGATACCCCAGCTCCACGCGCTCCAGCCGTACTTCTTCTCGCACTACTGGCTGTCCTTCGCCGACCTGATGCGCGATCCCCTCTACTGGGACGACCTGATCCGCAACCTCGAACTCCAGGCGCTGTACGCGGCGGTGTTCGGCTCGGCTGCCTGGGCGCGCTTCACGGCGAAGGACGTCACCGCCTAG
- a CDS encoding flavodoxin family protein yields the protein MTRHFLFLLGSSRDHGNTELLARKAAEQLPADVTRQWIALAEHPLPDFEDLRHDSDHVRPSGDHAATLLDATLAATDLVIASPLYWYSVSASTKRYLDHWSGWLRTPGIDFKETMGGRTLWGVTALAHEEEEVADPLVGTLNNSAAYLGMRFGGVLLGNGSKPGDVLSDSAALTRAKTFFAQEPPLARFPYGS from the coding sequence ATGACCCGCCACTTCCTTTTCCTGCTGGGCAGCAGCCGCGACCACGGCAACACGGAGCTGCTGGCCCGCAAGGCAGCCGAACAACTGCCGGCCGACGTCACCCGGCAATGGATCGCTCTGGCCGAACACCCGCTGCCCGACTTCGAGGACCTGCGCCACGACAGCGACCATGTCCGGCCGTCCGGCGACCACGCCGCGACACTGCTCGACGCGACGCTCGCGGCGACGGACCTCGTCATCGCCTCGCCGCTGTACTGGTACTCCGTGTCCGCGTCCACCAAGCGCTACCTCGACCACTGGTCGGGCTGGCTGCGCACCCCCGGCATCGACTTCAAGGAGACGATGGGCGGGCGCACCCTGTGGGGTGTCACCGCGCTCGCGCACGAGGAGGAAGAGGTCGCGGACCCACTCGTCGGCACCCTCAACAACTCGGCCGCCTACCTGGGGATGCGCTTCGGCGGGGTCCTCCTCGGCAACGGCAGCAAGCCCGGGGACGTACTGTCCGACTCCGCCGCCCTGACCAGGGCCAAGACCTTCTTCGCCCAAGAGCCCCCGCTCGCCCGCTTCCCCTACGGGAGCTGA
- a CDS encoding 2-oxoacid:ferredoxin oxidoreductase subunit beta, which yields MAETTTEGSGTIEALTLVPKAEARQSMKDFKSDQEVRWCPGCGDYAILAAVQGFMPELGLAKENIVFVSGIGCSSRFPYYMNTYGMHSIHGRAPAIATGLASSRRDLSVWVVTGDGDALSIGGNHLIHALRRNVNLKILLFNNRIYGLTKGQYSPTSEVGKITKSTPMGSLDAPFNPVSLAIGAEASFVARTVDSDRKHLTEVLRQAAAHPGTALVEIYQNCNIFNDGAFEAIKDKQQAEEAVIRLEHGRQIRFGTPLEDGSGSKGVVRDALTGDLKVVAVTPENESLILVHDAHCASPTTAFALSRLADPDTLHHTPIGVLRSVDRPVYDTQMADQLDTAIEQNGKGDLSALLTGGDAWTVVG from the coding sequence ATGGCTGAGACGACCACGGAAGGCTCGGGCACGATCGAGGCGCTCACTCTGGTGCCCAAAGCCGAGGCCAGGCAGTCCATGAAGGACTTCAAGTCCGATCAGGAAGTGCGCTGGTGCCCCGGCTGCGGTGACTACGCGATCCTCGCCGCCGTACAGGGCTTCATGCCCGAACTCGGCCTGGCGAAGGAGAACATCGTCTTCGTCTCGGGCATCGGCTGCTCCTCCCGCTTCCCGTACTACATGAACACCTACGGGATGCACTCCATCCACGGGCGCGCGCCGGCCATCGCGACCGGGCTCGCCTCCTCGCGCCGGGACCTGTCGGTGTGGGTGGTCACCGGGGACGGGGACGCGCTGTCCATCGGCGGCAACCACCTCATCCACGCCCTGCGCCGGAACGTGAACCTGAAGATCCTGCTGTTCAACAACCGGATCTACGGGCTGACCAAGGGCCAGTACTCGCCGACCTCCGAGGTCGGGAAGATCACGAAGTCGACGCCGATGGGTTCGCTGGACGCGCCCTTCAACCCGGTGTCGCTGGCGATCGGTGCCGAGGCGTCGTTCGTGGCGCGGACGGTGGACTCCGACCGCAAGCACCTCACCGAGGTCCTGCGGCAGGCCGCCGCCCACCCGGGCACGGCGCTGGTGGAGATCTACCAGAACTGCAACATCTTCAACGACGGCGCCTTTGAGGCCATCAAGGACAAGCAGCAGGCCGAGGAGGCGGTGATCCGCCTGGAGCACGGGCGGCAGATCCGTTTCGGCACGCCGCTGGAGGACGGTTCCGGTTCGAAGGGGGTCGTGCGCGACGCGCTGACCGGGGACCTGAAGGTCGTCGCCGTCACCCCGGAGAACGAGTCGCTGATCCTGGTCCACGACGCGCACTGCGCGTCCCCGACGACGGCGTTCGCGCTCTCCCGCCTCGCCGACCCGGACACCCTGCACCACACCCCGATCGGCGTCCTACGGTCCGTGGACCGGCCGGTCTACGACACGCAGATGGCCGACCAGCTCGACACGGCCATCGAGCAGAACGGCAAGGGCGACCTGTCGGCGCTCCTCACGGGAGGGGACGCCTGGACGGTCGTCGGCTGA
- a CDS encoding helix-turn-helix domain-containing protein, producing the protein MCPYRLVLEHVTSRWGVLVLIELMERPYRFSELRRAIGRVSEKMLTQTLQTLERDGIVHRDAKPVIPPRVDYSLTELGREAGEQVRALAMWTETRMGDVEKARRAYDEARS; encoded by the coding sequence ATGTGTCCGTACCGCCTCGTCCTGGAGCACGTCACCAGCCGCTGGGGCGTCCTCGTCCTGATCGAGCTCATGGAGCGCCCGTACCGCTTCAGTGAGCTGCGCCGGGCGATCGGCAGGGTCAGCGAGAAGATGCTCACCCAGACCCTGCAGACCCTGGAACGCGACGGCATCGTCCACCGCGACGCCAAGCCGGTCATCCCGCCGCGCGTCGACTACTCCCTCACCGAACTGGGCCGCGAGGCCGGCGAACAGGTCCGCGCCCTGGCGATGTGGACGGAGACCCGGATGGGCGACGTGGAGAAGGCCCGCCGGGCATACGACGAGGCCCGGTCCTGA
- a CDS encoding M28 family metallopeptidase, with protein sequence MKLSVPGRATGAAALAVAALLTTSAMADAAPARVAAAPDIPVASVKAHLTQLQSIATANGGNRAHGRTGYKASLDYVKAKLDAAGFTTAIQQFTSSGSTGYNLIADWPGGDANQVVMSGSHLDSVTAGAGINDNGSGSAAVLETALAVSRAQYHPTKHLRFAWWGAEELGMVGSRYYVNSLSTANRAKISGYLNFDMIGSPNPGYFVYDDDPVIEKTFKDYFTGLGVATEIETEGDGRSDHAYFKSAGIPVGGLFTGASTRKTAAQVTKWGGTAGVAFDRCYHSSCDTTANINDTALNRNSDALAYAVWELSE encoded by the coding sequence ATGAAGCTCTCTGTTCCCGGACGTGCCACGGGTGCCGCCGCCCTGGCGGTCGCCGCGCTGCTCACGACGAGCGCGATGGCCGACGCCGCGCCCGCGCGCGTGGCCGCCGCACCGGACATACCCGTGGCCAGCGTCAAGGCCCACCTCACCCAGCTGCAGTCCATAGCCACCGCCAACGGCGGCAACCGCGCCCACGGCCGTACCGGCTACAAGGCGTCCCTCGACTACGTGAAGGCCAAGCTGGACGCGGCCGGGTTCACCACCGCCATCCAGCAGTTCACCTCTTCCGGCAGCACCGGCTACAACCTGATCGCCGACTGGCCCGGCGGTGACGCCAACCAGGTCGTCATGTCGGGCTCCCACCTCGACAGCGTGACCGCCGGAGCCGGCATCAACGACAACGGCTCCGGGTCGGCGGCCGTCCTGGAGACCGCGCTCGCCGTGTCGCGGGCGCAGTACCACCCCACCAAGCATCTGCGGTTCGCCTGGTGGGGCGCGGAGGAGCTGGGCATGGTCGGCTCGCGCTACTACGTCAACAGCCTCAGCACCGCCAACCGCGCGAAGATCAGCGGCTACCTGAACTTCGACATGATCGGGTCGCCGAACCCCGGCTACTTCGTCTACGACGACGATCCGGTCATCGAGAAGACCTTCAAGGACTACTTCACCGGCCTCGGCGTCGCGACCGAGATCGAGACCGAGGGCGACGGCCGCTCGGACCACGCCTACTTCAAGAGCGCGGGCATCCCCGTCGGCGGCCTCTTCACCGGCGCCAGCACCCGTAAGACAGCGGCGCAGGTGACCAAGTGGGGTGGCACGGCGGGTGTGGCGTTCGACCGCTGCTACCACTCCTCGTGCGACACGACGGCGAACATCAACGACACCGCCCTGAACCGCAACAGCGACGCCCTCGCGTACGCGGTGTGGGAGCTGTCGGAGTAG
- a CDS encoding 4-hydroxybenzoate 3-monooxygenase → MTADVCAPSATPLPASSQRTRVVVVGAGPAGLTLANILRAASVDCVVLENESREFVERRPRAGFLEEWAVRALDGRGLADRLLRDTEVHTECEFRFEGESHRFSYTQVSGQRHYVYPQPLLVTDLVREYADVRGGDIRFGVRDLDPAGIDTDRPSVAYTDPDTGEHVRLDCDFVAGCDGARGVTRDRMPAEHVTVARHGLGAGWLALLAEAPPSCDCVVFGIHPRGFAGHMARSPQVTRYYLECPPGDDPENWPHERVWSELHERLAADGARPLVEGRLIEKRVLDLHNYVVEPMAYGRLYLAGDAAHLLAPIGAKGMNLAIHDSLLLADALVAHYAEGDDSALSGYSQACLRRVWQYQEFSQWLSEVYHGVSSGDPFRAGVARARLRRTLGSPVAAAAFAELFMGKDTDY, encoded by the coding sequence ATGACCGCAGACGTCTGCGCACCGTCCGCCACGCCCCTTCCCGCCTCCTCGCAGCGCACCCGGGTGGTCGTCGTGGGCGCCGGACCCGCCGGTCTCACCCTGGCCAACATCCTGCGGGCCGCCTCCGTGGACTGCGTGGTGCTGGAGAACGAGAGCAGGGAGTTCGTCGAGCGGCGACCGCGGGCGGGCTTCCTGGAGGAGTGGGCGGTCCGCGCGCTGGACGGCCGGGGCCTCGCGGACCGGCTGCTGCGAGACACCGAGGTGCACACCGAGTGCGAGTTCCGGTTCGAGGGGGAGAGCCACCGGTTCTCGTACACCCAGGTGTCGGGGCAGCGGCACTACGTCTATCCGCAGCCGCTCCTGGTGACGGACCTGGTGCGCGAGTACGCGGACGTCCGGGGCGGTGACATCCGCTTCGGCGTCCGCGATCTCGACCCGGCCGGGATCGACACGGACCGGCCCTCGGTGGCGTACACGGATCCGGACACGGGTGAGCACGTCCGGCTCGACTGCGATTTCGTCGCGGGCTGCGACGGCGCGCGCGGGGTGACCCGGGACCGTATGCCGGCGGAGCACGTCACGGTCGCCCGGCACGGCCTCGGGGCCGGCTGGCTGGCGCTGCTCGCCGAGGCGCCGCCGTCCTGCGACTGTGTCGTCTTCGGCATCCATCCGCGCGGCTTCGCCGGGCACATGGCCCGCAGCCCGCAGGTCACCCGCTACTACCTCGAATGCCCGCCGGGCGACGACCCGGAGAACTGGCCGCACGAACGCGTCTGGTCCGAGCTGCACGAACGGCTCGCGGCGGACGGGGCCCGGCCGCTCGTCGAGGGCAGGCTGATCGAGAAGCGCGTCCTGGACCTGCACAACTACGTGGTCGAGCCGATGGCGTACGGGCGGCTGTACCTGGCGGGGGACGCGGCCCACCTGCTCGCGCCGATCGGCGCCAAGGGCATGAACCTCGCGATCCACGACTCCCTGCTGCTCGCCGACGCGCTCGTCGCCCACTACGCCGAGGGCGACGACAGCGCGCTGAGCGGTTATTCGCAGGCGTGTCTGCGACGGGTGTGGCAGTACCAGGAGTTCTCGCAGTGGCTCTCCGAGGTGTACCACGGCGTCTCGTCCGGCGATCCGTTCCGCGCGGGCGTCGCGAGGGCACGGCTGCGGCGGACGCTCGGCTCACCGGTCGCCGCGGCGGCCTTCGCCGAACTGTTCATGGGCAAGGACACGGACTACTGA
- a CDS encoding 2-oxoacid:acceptor oxidoreductase subunit alpha: MTSQVSSPAEQADGAVVGEQRKPAREKDVRRLDRVIIRFAGDSGDGMQLTGDRFTSETASFGNDLSTLPNFPAEIRAPAGTLPGVSSFQLHFADHDILTPGDAPNVLVAMNPAALKANIADVPRGAEIIVNTDEFTKRAMAKVGWSANPLEDGTLDGYSVHPVPLTTLTVEALKSFDLSRKEAERSKNMFALGLLSWMYHRPTEGTEKFLTAKFARKPEIMKANLAAFRAGWNFGETTEDFAVSYEIAPATQAFPTGTYRNISGNLALSYGLIAASRQADLPLYLGSYPITPASDILHELSRHKNFGVRTFQAEDEIAGIGAALGAAFGGSLAVTTTSGPGVALKSETIGLAVSLELPLLVIDIQRGGPSTGLPTKTEQADLLQAMYGRNGEAPVPIVAPRTPADCFDAAMEAARIALAYRTPVLLLSDGYLANGSEPWRIPEIDELPDLRVQFAQGPNHTLEDGTEVFWPYKRDPQTLARPWAVPGTPGLEHRIGGIEKQDGTGNISYDPANHDFMVRTRQAKIDGIDVPDVEVDDPTGSAGTLVLGWGSTYGPITAAVRRLRTAGESIAQAHLRHLNPFPRNLGTVLKRYDTVVVPEMNLGQLATLVRAKYLVDAHSYNQVNGMPFKAEQLATALKEAIDG; encoded by the coding sequence GTGACCAGTCAGGTCAGCAGTCCGGCTGAGCAGGCCGACGGTGCCGTCGTAGGAGAGCAGCGCAAACCGGCACGCGAGAAGGACGTACGCCGACTCGATCGGGTGATCATCCGCTTCGCGGGGGACTCCGGTGACGGCATGCAGCTCACCGGGGACCGGTTCACCTCCGAGACGGCATCGTTCGGCAACGACCTTTCGACACTGCCGAACTTCCCCGCCGAGATCCGCGCGCCCGCAGGAACCCTGCCGGGCGTTTCTTCTTTCCAGCTGCATTTCGCCGACCACGACATCCTCACCCCGGGCGACGCGCCGAACGTGCTGGTGGCGATGAACCCGGCCGCGCTGAAGGCGAACATCGCCGACGTGCCGCGCGGCGCCGAGATCATCGTCAACACGGACGAGTTCACCAAACGGGCGATGGCGAAGGTCGGCTGGTCCGCGAACCCGCTGGAGGACGGCACCCTCGACGGGTACAGCGTCCACCCGGTGCCCCTGACCACGCTGACCGTCGAGGCGCTCAAGTCCTTCGACCTGTCCCGCAAGGAGGCGGAGCGCAGCAAGAACATGTTCGCGCTCGGCCTGCTGAGCTGGATGTACCACCGGCCCACCGAGGGCACGGAGAAGTTCCTGACCGCCAAGTTCGCCAGGAAGCCCGAGATCATGAAGGCGAACCTGGCGGCGTTCCGGGCGGGCTGGAACTTCGGCGAGACCACCGAGGACTTCGCCGTCTCCTACGAGATCGCGCCCGCCACGCAGGCCTTCCCCACCGGCACGTACCGCAACATCTCCGGGAACCTGGCGCTGTCGTACGGGCTGATCGCCGCGTCCCGGCAGGCGGACCTGCCGCTCTACCTGGGCTCCTACCCGATCACGCCGGCCTCCGACATCCTGCACGAGCTGAGCAGGCACAAGAACTTCGGTGTCCGCACCTTCCAGGCCGAGGACGAGATCGCGGGCATCGGGGCGGCACTGGGCGCGGCCTTCGGCGGCTCGCTCGCGGTGACCACGACCTCCGGTCCGGGGGTGGCCCTCAAGAGCGAGACGATCGGGCTCGCCGTCTCGCTGGAGCTGCCGCTGCTGGTCATCGACATCCAGCGCGGCGGCCCCTCGACCGGGCTGCCGACCAAGACCGAGCAGGCCGACTTGCTGCAGGCGATGTACGGGCGCAACGGCGAGGCACCGGTGCCGATCGTGGCGCCGCGCACGCCCGCCGACTGCTTCGACGCGGCCATGGAGGCGGCCCGGATCGCGCTCGCGTACCGTACGCCGGTGCTGCTGCTCTCGGACGGCTACCTGGCCAACGGCTCCGAGCCGTGGCGCATCCCCGAGATCGACGAACTGCCGGACCTGCGGGTGCAGTTCGCCCAGGGGCCCAACCACACGCTGGAGGACGGCACCGAGGTCTTCTGGCCGTACAAGCGCGATCCGCAGACCCTGGCCCGCCCGTGGGCGGTGCCGGGCACGCCGGGGCTGGAGCACCGGATCGGCGGCATCGAGAAGCAGGACGGCACGGGCAACATCAGCTACGACCCGGCCAACCACGACTTCATGGTCCGTACCCGGCAGGCCAAGATCGACGGCATCGACGTACCCGACGTGGAGGTCGACGACCCCACCGGGAGCGCCGGCACGCTGGTGCTCGGCTGGGGCTCGACGTACGGACCGATCACCGCTGCGGTACGGCGGCTGCGCACGGCCGGGGAGAGCATCGCGCAGGCCCATCTGCGCCATCTCAACCCCTTCCCGCGGAATCTGGGCACGGTGCTGAAGCGTTACGACACAGTGGTCGTCCCGGAGATGAACCTCGGTCAGCTGGCCACGCTGGTCAGGGCGAAGTACCTGGTGGACGCCCACTCGTACAACCAGGTGAACGGTATGCCGTTCAAGGCTGAGCAACTCGCCACGGCTCTCAAGGAGGCCATCGATGGCTGA
- a CDS encoding VOC family protein, which produces MTEASAFRSTPAPAPLHWKLVVDSADPHAQADFWGAALGYLVEDHSALIERLLSAGAVPPEIVVASHGRHAWRDATGVRHPQDPYEKESGTGLGRRLLFQRVPEPKSVKNRLHIDLHTEGGRRDAEVVRLTGLGATVVRKVKEPSGEWVVMADPEGNEFCLH; this is translated from the coding sequence ATGACAGAAGCCTCCGCATTCCGGTCCACACCCGCTCCCGCTCCCCTGCACTGGAAACTCGTCGTCGACAGCGCCGACCCGCACGCCCAGGCCGACTTCTGGGGCGCCGCCCTCGGCTACCTGGTCGAGGACCACAGCGCGCTGATCGAGCGCCTGTTGAGCGCCGGCGCCGTACCGCCCGAGATCGTCGTCGCGTCGCACGGCCGCCACGCGTGGCGGGACGCCACCGGCGTACGGCACCCGCAGGACCCGTACGAGAAGGAGAGCGGGACGGGGCTCGGGCGGCGGCTGCTCTTCCAGCGGGTGCCGGAGCCGAAGTCCGTGAAGAACCGGCTGCACATCGACCTGCACACCGAGGGCGGTCGGCGGGACGCTGAGGTCGTGCGGCTGACCGGACTGGGGGCGACGGTCGTGCGGAAGGTGAAGGAGCCGTCCGGCGAGTGGGTGGTGATGGCGGACCCGGAGGGCAACGAGTTCTGCCTCCACTGA
- a CDS encoding SDR family oxidoreductase has translation MSIVVTGATGHLGRHVIEGLLEKVPADQVTAVVRSEEKAAGFAARGVRIAVADYNAPETFDGVFSAGDKVLLISGNEFDKGRVAQHQVVLGAAKAAGVALFAYTSASGSLTAALADDHRGTEAAVLESGVPYTLLRNGWYNENYTENLAPVLEHGAVVQAAGEGRISAAARADYAAAAVAVLTGEGHENKTYELGGDTAFDFTEYAAAVSEASGKEIAYNAVPAETYKGILTGAGLPEPFAAILAGVDESIAKGELLVTSGDLSRLTGRPTTPITESIAAALKG, from the coding sequence ATGAGCATCGTCGTCACCGGAGCCACCGGACACCTCGGCAGGCACGTCATCGAGGGACTGCTGGAGAAGGTCCCGGCCGACCAGGTCACCGCCGTCGTCCGCAGCGAGGAGAAGGCCGCGGGCTTCGCCGCCCGCGGCGTGCGGATCGCGGTCGCCGACTACAACGCTCCCGAGACCTTCGACGGCGTCTTCTCCGCCGGCGACAAGGTGCTGCTCATCTCGGGCAACGAGTTCGACAAGGGCCGGGTCGCCCAGCACCAGGTCGTCCTCGGCGCCGCCAAGGCCGCCGGTGTCGCGCTCTTCGCCTACACCAGCGCCTCCGGCAGCCTCACCGCCGCGCTGGCCGACGACCACCGGGGCACCGAGGCCGCCGTCCTGGAGTCGGGCGTGCCCTACACCCTGCTGCGCAACGGCTGGTACAACGAGAACTACACCGAGAACCTGGCCCCGGTCCTCGAGCACGGCGCCGTCGTCCAGGCGGCCGGCGAGGGCAGGATCTCCGCCGCCGCCCGCGCGGACTACGCCGCCGCCGCCGTGGCCGTACTGACCGGCGAGGGCCACGAGAACAAGACGTACGAGCTGGGCGGCGACACCGCCTTCGACTTCACCGAGTACGCCGCCGCGGTGTCGGAGGCCTCCGGCAAGGAGATCGCGTACAACGCCGTCCCCGCCGAGACGTACAAGGGCATCCTGACCGGCGCCGGGCTGCCCGAGCCGTTCGCCGCGATCCTGGCCGGCGTGGACGAGTCCATCGCCAAGGGCGAGCTGCTCGTCACCAGCGGCGACCTGTCCCGGCTGACCGGACGCCCGACCACGCCGATCACGGAGTCGATCGCGGCGGCGCTCAAGGGCTGA
- the rarD gene encoding EamA family transporter RarD: MWGLVPLFWPFLEPAGAGEILAHRMVWSLGFVLIALVVTRRWAWVVPLLRRPRKLGLITVAAAVITVNWGVYIWAVNSGHVVEASLGYFINPLVTIAMGVLLLKERLRPAQWAAVGTGFVAVLVLAFGYGQPPWISLCLAFSFATYGLVKKKLNLGGLESLAAETAIQFLPALGYLLWLSARGDATFGGEGAGHAVLLALTGVVTALPLVCFGAAAIRVPLSTLGLLQYLAPVLQFLLGILYFHEEMPPERWAGFALVWAALSVLTWDALRTARRSRMVLRDATIAAASATAEAAETTKTAEAAEAEAGRQ, encoded by the coding sequence ATGTGGGGGCTCGTGCCCCTGTTCTGGCCGTTCCTCGAACCGGCGGGCGCCGGCGAGATCCTCGCCCACCGCATGGTCTGGTCGCTCGGCTTCGTGCTGATCGCCCTCGTGGTGACGCGGCGCTGGGCCTGGGTGGTCCCGTTGCTGCGCCGGCCGCGCAAACTGGGTCTGATCACCGTCGCGGCGGCCGTCATCACCGTCAACTGGGGCGTCTACATCTGGGCCGTGAACAGCGGCCACGTGGTGGAGGCGTCGCTCGGTTACTTCATCAACCCGCTCGTCACCATCGCCATGGGCGTCCTGCTCCTGAAGGAACGGCTGCGCCCCGCGCAGTGGGCCGCGGTGGGCACCGGCTTCGTCGCGGTGCTCGTACTGGCCTTCGGGTACGGCCAGCCGCCGTGGATCTCCCTCTGCCTCGCCTTCTCCTTCGCCACGTACGGACTCGTGAAGAAGAAGCTCAACCTCGGCGGGCTGGAGTCGCTCGCCGCGGAGACCGCGATCCAGTTCCTGCCCGCGCTCGGCTACCTGCTGTGGCTCTCCGCCCGGGGCGACGCGACCTTCGGCGGCGAGGGCGCCGGGCACGCGGTCCTGCTGGCCCTGACCGGTGTCGTGACCGCCCTGCCGCTCGTGTGCTTCGGCGCGGCGGCGATCCGGGTGCCGCTGTCCACGCTGGGACTGCTGCAGTACCTGGCGCCCGTGCTGCAGTTCCTGCTGGGCATCCTGTACTTCCACGAGGAGATGCCGCCCGAGCGGTGGGCCGGGTTCGCTCTGGTGTGGGCCGCGCTGTCGGTGCTGACCTGGGACGCGCTGCGGACGGCCCGCCGGTCGAGGATGGTCCTGCGCGACGCGACGATCGCGGCGGCGTCGGCGACCGCGGAGGCGGCGGAGACGACGAAGACGGCCGAGGCGGCCGAGGCGGAAGCCGGCCGTCAGTAG
- a CDS encoding ABC transporter ATP-binding protein: MAERSTEGAGADGGGTGETVIATRGLTKRYRGGQLAVDGLDLSVPAGSVFGFLGPNGSGKTTTIRMLMGLIQPTSGTARVLGRPMPRATRTVLPHVGALIEGPALYGFLSGRDNLLRYDCADPVADPRTRRARVATALDRVGLTAAAGKKAKAYSLGMKQRLGLAAALLQPRELLVLDEPTNGLDPQGMREIRSLVRELASDGTTVFLSSHLLDEIEQVCTHVAVMAQGRLITQGPVAELAAGARGRLVVTTPDPGDAARVLKEQGMNDVVVTEDRVSADPPERDLAEVNAALVAAGVRVRGFGVERASLEDAFVALTGEGFDVAG, from the coding sequence ATGGCGGAACGGTCCACCGAGGGCGCGGGCGCGGATGGGGGCGGCACGGGTGAGACCGTGATCGCCACCCGTGGGCTGACCAAGCGCTACCGGGGTGGACAGCTCGCCGTCGACGGCCTCGACCTGTCCGTCCCGGCGGGCAGCGTCTTCGGCTTCCTCGGGCCGAACGGCTCCGGCAAGACGACCACCATCAGGATGCTGATGGGGCTGATCCAGCCGACCTCCGGGACGGCCCGCGTACTGGGCAGGCCCATGCCGCGCGCCACCCGGACCGTGCTGCCGCACGTGGGCGCGCTCATCGAGGGCCCCGCGCTCTACGGCTTCCTCTCCGGCCGGGACAACCTCCTGCGGTACGACTGCGCGGATCCGGTCGCCGACCCGCGCACCCGGCGTGCCCGCGTGGCGACGGCGCTCGACCGGGTCGGGCTGACGGCCGCCGCGGGCAAGAAGGCGAAGGCCTACTCGCTCGGGATGAAGCAGCGGCTCGGACTCGCGGCCGCGCTGCTGCAGCCCCGCGAACTGCTCGTACTGGACGAGCCGACCAACGGACTCGACCCGCAGGGGATGCGGGAGATCCGCTCCCTGGTGCGCGAGCTGGCGTCGGACGGTACGACCGTGTTCCTCTCCTCGCACCTGCTCGACGAGATCGAGCAGGTCTGCACGCACGTCGCGGTGATGGCACAGGGCCGCCTGATCACGCAGGGCCCGGTGGCCGAGCTGGCGGCGGGCGCGCGCGGCCGGCTCGTCGTGACCACGCCCGATCCGGGCGACGCGGCCCGGGTGCTGAAGGAGCAGGGCATGAACGATGTCGTCGTCACCGAGGACCGGGTGAGCGCCGATCCACCGGAACGCGACCTCGCCGAGGTGAACGCGGCCCTGGTCGCGGCGGGCGTCCGGGTCCGCGGCTTCGGCGTCGAGCGGGCCTCGCTGGAGGACGCGTTCGTGGCGCTCACGGGGGAGGGATTCGATGTCGCGGGCTGA